Within the Tautonia marina genome, the region ACCATCTATGAAGGTCATTGGCCTTCCTGGATGCTCTTCCTCTCGACTGCCGGCATCGCGGCGGTGGCCCTGGGAATCGGCTATGTCACGTTCAAGTCGTATGAGGACAAACTGGTCTTCCGGCTCTGAATCGAGGCCGCGAGGTCAAGGAGAGGCAGAGGTGAGTCACGAGACGGTCATCGACCTGCAGCGCGTTTCGCTGCGGTTCACCACCTACAGCGACAAATACTATTCGCTCAAACGCGCCTGCATGGATCTATTCCTCCGTCGCGAGCAGAGCAATCAGTCGTCGTTCTGGGCAATTAGCGGGATCGATCTGAACATTCGTCGTGGTGAACGCATCGGAATTCTTGGAGCCAACGGCGCGGGCAAAAGCACGTTACTCCGTATTATTGCCGGGATCTACTCCCCGACCTCCGGCCGGATCGTGGTCAATGGTCGTGTCGCCCCCTTGATTGAGCTGGGCGCTGGGTTCAACTTTGAACTTTCCGGCGAGGAGAATGTCTATCTCAACGGCGCGTTGCTCGGGTTCGATCGGAAACAGATGAAGGCTCGGATCAACCGGATCTGGGATTTCTCCGGTCTTCATGAGTTCGCATCGCTGCCCTTGAAATACTACTCGACCGGCATGCTCTCCCGGCTCTCGTTTGCAGTCGCCACCGAGGTCGATCCCGACATTTTGCTGCTCGATGAAACCCTCAGCGTGGGCGATGCCTCGTTTCAGAGCAGGGCTCGAGAGCGCATTCATCAGGTGATTGATCGCTCAAACGTGGTGGTGATCGTCTCCCACGATATGGACGCGCTCTCCAAGATTTGCACCAGGGGTCTCTGGCTCGACCGAGGAGTCCTTCAGGCCGACGGCCCCATTGATCAGGTGATCGACTCGTACATTCGTCATGTCGGCACACCCGCATCCGAAGCGGCCACCACCCAGGAACCTGATCGAGCCACGGCCGACGCAGCCTGATGATTCGCGGGGAAACGACTGAAGGCTCCCCGACTCAACTTCGTGACGCAGCGGCAGGGAGGTCATCGTGCGGATCGGGGTCGACGTACTCGCCATTCAATCCCCCTACAGCCGCGGGCGAGGTATCGGCCGCTACGCGAGAAGTCTCCTCGCAGCC harbors:
- a CDS encoding ABC transporter ATP-binding protein, with the protein product MSHETVIDLQRVSLRFTTYSDKYYSLKRACMDLFLRREQSNQSSFWAISGIDLNIRRGERIGILGANGAGKSTLLRIIAGIYSPTSGRIVVNGRVAPLIELGAGFNFELSGEENVYLNGALLGFDRKQMKARINRIWDFSGLHEFASLPLKYYSTGMLSRLSFAVATEVDPDILLLDETLSVGDASFQSRARERIHQVIDRSNVVVIVSHDMDALSKICTRGLWLDRGVLQADGPIDQVIDSYIRHVGTPASEAATTQEPDRATADAA